From one Lolium rigidum isolate FL_2022 chromosome 4, APGP_CSIRO_Lrig_0.1, whole genome shotgun sequence genomic stretch:
- the LOC124649457 gene encoding lysine histidine transporter 1-like — translation MVGAGVLGLPFAMSQLGWGPGVVVIVSSFGITLYTLWQMVEMHEMVPGKRFDRYHELGQHAFGDKLGLWIIVPQQLIVDVSTDIVYMVTGGQSLKKFHDLVCNGHCKDIRLTYFIMIFGSVHFLLAQMPNFNSISGVSAAAAVMSICYSMVAFFASVLKGHPVGAAAVDYGLRATSTAGQVFGVLNALGAVAFAFAGHNVVLEIQATIPSTPEQPSKKPMWRGVVVAYTIVALCYFTVAFGGYYAFGSSVNPNVLITLDKPRWLIAAANLMVVVHVIGSYQVYAMPVYDMMETVLVKKLKFAPGLPLRITARSAYVALTMFVGMTFPFFDGLLGFFGGFAFAPTTYFIPCIIWLMLRKPARYSATWFINWVFIVIGVLLTLLTPIGGLRQIILDAKTFKFYS, via the coding sequence ATGGTGGGCGCCGGTGTGCTCGGCCTCCCGTTCGCCATGTCTCAGCTGGGCTGGGGGCCTGGCGTCGTGGTGATCGTGTCGTCGTTCGGGATCACGCTGTACACGCTGTGGCAGATGGTCGAGATGCACGAGATGGTCCCCGGGAAGCGGTTTGACCGGTACCACGAGCTCGGGCAGCACGCGTTCGGCGACAAGCTGGGTCTCTGGATCATCGTGCCTCAGCAGCTCATCGTCGACGTGAGCACCGACATCGTCTACATGGTCACGGGCGGCCAGTCGCTCAAGAAGTTCCATGACCTCGTCTGCAACGGCCACTGCAAGGACATCAGGCTCACCTACTTCATCATGATCTTCGGCTCCGTCCACTTCCTCCTGGCCCAGATGCCCAACTTCAACTCCATCTCCGGCGtgtccgccgccgctgccgtcatGTCCATCTGCTACTCCATGGTCGCCTTCTTCGCGTCGGTGCTGAAGGGGCACCCAGTCGGGGCTGCCGCCGTCGACTACGGGCTCAGGGCCACGTCCACGGCAGGGCAGGTGTTCGGCGTGCTCAACGCTCTCGGCGCTGTCGCGTTCGCCTTCGCCGGCCACAACGTGGTGCTCGAGATCCAGGCCACCATCCCATCTACCCCAGAGCAGCCATCGAAGAAGCCCATGTGGCGTGGCGTGGTCGTCGCCTACACCATCGTCGCGCTCTGCTACTTCACCGTCGCCTTCGGCGGCTACTACGCCTTCGGCAGCTCCGTCAACCCCAACGTCCTCATCACGCTCGACAAGCCGCGCTggctcatcgccgccgccaacctcATGGTCGTCGTCCACGTCATCGGCAGCTACCAGGTCTACGCCATGCCCGTCTACGACATGATGGAGACCGTGCTCGTCAAGAAGCTCAAGTTCGCCCCAGGCCTCCCTCTCCGCATCACCGCCCGCTCCGCCTACGTTGCCCTCACCATGTTCGTCGGCATGACATTCCCCTTCTTCGACGGCCTGCTCGGCTTCTTCGGTGGCTTCGCCTTCGCGCCCACCACCTACTTCATTCCATGCATTATCTGGCTCATGCTTCGCAAGCCCGCCCGATACAGCGCCACCTGGTTCATCAACTGGGTATTCATCGTCATCGGAGTCCTGCTCACGTTGCTCACTCCTATTGGTGGATTGCGACAAATCATCCTTGATGCCAAGACTTTCAAGTTCTACTCTTAA